In a single window of the Eshraghiella crossota genome:
- a CDS encoding DUF6382 domain-containing protein, which yields MEINFKRENSGSYMEICGEPETDSFEMKMMCSNNITGFLPVSVRQINNKAIYMYNITGKNNIRECYAKDKISGRNLYSLIECLKNILKQTENYILNEAGLRLAPEYIYKDINSDTYYFTYFPEEGRTLWEELKELFEFIITVVAHTDNEAVTIAYGIYKRLCTNVTSIEELFKIEHTQEPEKYEVKTETIVQKEIIPEVREEEKEVEDKLKKYMVFAGIGGLGAISMIFLFFLLSGNARPKMLSGAFCGIVCAVFGAGSYYLYYWYGKHKSEFTKIITEEVAIPYTRDNVRITVPEKKENNLTTILSSDMPLKPMLQWQEGGLLRKYNVEDDTVIGSSAEKADCVVEGNGISRIHAKIIKEDSVYYIKDLNSTNGTRVNGELLATYRLMPLSVNDRITVGNIDLIFH from the coding sequence ATGGAAATTAATTTTAAAAGAGAAAATTCGGGAAGCTATATGGAAATCTGCGGAGAGCCTGAGACTGACAGTTTTGAGATGAAAATGATGTGTAGTAACAATATTACAGGTTTTTTGCCGGTTTCCGTGAGACAGATAAATAATAAAGCAATATATATGTATAATATAACAGGAAAAAATAATATCCGTGAATGTTATGCAAAAGATAAAATTTCAGGCAGGAATTTATATTCATTAATAGAATGTCTTAAAAATATTTTAAAACAGACAGAGAATTATATTCTTAATGAAGCGGGATTAAGGCTTGCACCTGAATATATTTACAAAGATATTAATAGTGATACTTATTATTTTACATATTTTCCGGAGGAGGGGAGAACTCTCTGGGAAGAGCTAAAGGAATTGTTTGAATTTATAATTACGGTTGTAGCCCATACCGATAATGAAGCGGTCACGATAGCATACGGAATATATAAAAGGCTTTGCACAAATGTTACCTCAATAGAGGAGCTGTTTAAAATCGAGCATACACAGGAACCCGAAAAATATGAAGTAAAAACAGAGACAATAGTTCAAAAAGAAATAATACCCGAAGTAAGGGAAGAAGAAAAAGAAGTAGAAGATAAATTAAAAAAATATATGGTGTTTGCGGGAATAGGAGGACTTGGTGCGATTTCAATGATTTTTCTTTTCTTTCTGTTATCAGGGAATGCAAGACCTAAAATGTTATCCGGAGCATTTTGCGGTATAGTATGTGCAGTATTTGGGGCAGGAAGTTATTATTTGTATTATTGGTATGGAAAGCATAAGTCTGAGTTTACAAAAATAATAACAGAAGAAGTTGCAATACCATATACAAGAGACAATGTGAGAATAACGGTTCCTGAGAAAAAAGAAAATAATCTCACAACAATATTATCATCTGATATGCCGTTGAAACCAATGCTGCAATGGCAGGAGGGTGGACTTTTGCGGAAATATAATGTGGAAGATGATACGGTCATAGGAAGTTCTGCTGAGAAAGCCGACTGTGTTGTAGAGGGAAATGGCATAAGCAGAATTCATGCTAAAATTATAAAAGAAGACAGCGTATATTATATTAAAGACCTGAATTCCACAAACGGAACAAGGGTAAACGGGGAGCTTCTTGCCACCTACAGATTAATGCCGCTTTCCGTTAATGACAGAATAACAGTAGGTAATATTGACCTTATATTTCATTGA
- a CDS encoding rhomboid family intramembrane serine protease: MEISKLKKKLTEAGFIRYDTEIGNVDVYMRKGHCLGIVDVDASYFNCMQAADYISGIKAMFGTEYVTLLVFTSELSRMREELGDMYGYWIYDRIGKRLVIYEDQPQDLPDVEKMFEDDTFDADTRPYHTSDAGVKARVMKARLSRYSVVNFALIAANIIVYIIVASGGNTYNGFYLATKGGLVAKYVIDYKEYYRLFTSMFLHAGVQHLASNMIMLLFVGDTIERIVGHVRYAIIYLAGGLFASVGTLLYYRTYDMYACCIGASGAIFAVMGALIYILICNRGRTEGFSIVRIILFVAYAIYSGLTTQGTCNAAHIAGLLGGLLITAICYRKKGNTQ; encoded by the coding sequence ATGGAAATTAGTAAATTAAAAAAGAAATTAACAGAAGCCGGATTTATAAGATATGATACGGAAATAGGCAATGTGGATGTGTATATGAGAAAGGGACATTGTCTTGGAATAGTAGACGTAGATGCAAGCTACTTTAATTGTATGCAAGCGGCAGATTACATATCAGGAATCAAGGCGATGTTTGGAACTGAATACGTTACCTTACTCGTATTCACAAGTGAATTGTCAAGAATGAGAGAAGAACTTGGCGATATGTACGGATACTGGATTTATGACAGGATAGGTAAACGTCTTGTGATTTACGAGGACCAGCCGCAGGACCTTCCGGATGTTGAGAAGATGTTTGAAGATGATACCTTTGATGCGGATACAAGGCCTTACCATACATCTGATGCAGGTGTGAAGGCAAGGGTTATGAAAGCAAGACTCAGCCGGTATTCTGTGGTTAATTTCGCATTGATTGCTGCCAACATAATTGTATATATAATTGTTGCGTCAGGTGGAAATACCTATAATGGATTTTATCTGGCAACCAAAGGCGGACTTGTTGCAAAATATGTAATAGATTATAAAGAATATTACAGATTGTTTACATCAATGTTTCTTCATGCGGGTGTACAGCACCTCGCAAGCAATATGATTATGCTGCTATTTGTGGGAGATACCATAGAAAGGATTGTGGGACATGTAAGATATGCAATTATATATCTTGCAGGAGGGCTGTTTGCTTCGGTAGGAACATTATTGTATTACAGAACTTACGATATGTATGCCTGCTGCATAGGTGCTTCAGGTGCGATTTTTGCAGTAATGGGTGCATTGATATATATTCTTATATGCAATAGAGGAAGAACAGAAGGATTCAGTATAGTAAGGATTATCTTGTTTGTTGCTTATGCAATATATTCGGGATTGACAACACAGGGAACTTGTAATGCAGCACATATTGCAGGATTATTGGGCGGATTGCTTATTACTGCCATATGTTACAGGAAGAAAGGAAATACACAATGA
- a CDS encoding SCP2 sterol-binding domain-containing protein: MKINIYYGGRGMIDDPAIAVIGRITSVLDELRVNVERYDLHELKSGITALPQTINDADAIIIAGTIEWYGIGGYIPSFLDACWLYGDKAKISETYMFPIVMSKAYGEKEKHAELMNAWEILGGKSCTGIAAYVPETMDFDMNDDYRQVIEKKAEEIYRTVSQKYVMLPTSNKVIKQNMVRDTINLTPQETEQLSKYASNDDYVKKQKEDIEELAGMFKSMLEEEEKGGDDYYLIELKKHYIPQSDFKATYLIKINDKNKSLIIEIDNGNMNCYFGQIEQADVISKLSTNILDDIVEGRMTFQRAFMQGVMTAKGNLRIIRMFDENFIFSK; encoded by the coding sequence ATGAAAATTAATATATATTATGGTGGACGGGGAATGATAGATGACCCTGCCATTGCTGTGATAGGAAGAATTACATCGGTACTTGATGAATTAAGGGTTAATGTTGAAAGATATGATCTGCATGAACTTAAGAGTGGAATTACCGCATTGCCACAGACCATAAATGATGCTGATGCAATAATAATTGCGGGGACAATAGAGTGGTATGGGATAGGAGGATATATACCTTCATTTCTTGATGCGTGCTGGTTGTATGGCGACAAAGCAAAAATTTCTGAGACATATATGTTCCCTATTGTAATGTCAAAAGCATACGGTGAAAAAGAAAAACATGCCGAACTTATGAATGCATGGGAAATACTGGGAGGAAAATCCTGCACGGGAATTGCGGCGTATGTTCCGGAAACAATGGATTTCGATATGAATGACGATTACAGACAGGTTATTGAAAAGAAAGCCGAGGAAATATACAGAACAGTTTCGCAGAAATATGTGATGCTGCCTACAAGCAATAAAGTTATTAAACAGAATATGGTAAGGGATACTATTAACCTTACGCCACAGGAAACAGAGCAGCTTTCAAAATATGCATCAAATGATGACTATGTTAAAAAACAGAAAGAGGATATAGAAGAACTGGCAGGAATGTTTAAGTCAATGCTGGAGGAAGAAGAAAAAGGCGGAGACGATTACTACCTTATTGAATTAAAAAAACATTATATTCCACAAAGTGACTTTAAGGCTACTTACCTTATTAAGATTAATGACAAGAATAAATCATTGATAATAGAGATTGACAACGGAAATATGAACTGCTATTTTGGGCAGATTGAGCAGGCAGACGTAATAAGTAAACTGTCAACCAACATTCTTGATGATATCGTAGAAGGAAGAATGACATTCCAAAGAGCCTTTATGCAGGGAGTAATGACTGCTAAAGGTAATTTAAGGATTATAAGAATGTTTGATGAGAACTTTATTTTTTCAAAGTAA
- a CDS encoding sensor histidine kinase codes for MNKKEMDKITKNIQKGCHDIQNIVALIYGNCQLMSVDHPELNDDPHWVNIQSDINSLVVLMKSLNHYRYAHVVTKAPEMLADIINASISHFPELKIKCNTYVYARVMADSSAIIFVMDSLFQNIYDVSHNASVNVDVSILENYFTISVKDFLPKIPDETSGAFFNPFNSPNPEKFGLSLATSAIIVASHGGALSYRYENGNSFTFTLKK; via the coding sequence ATGAACAAGAAGGAAATGGACAAAATTACAAAGAACATCCAGAAAGGCTGCCATGACATCCAGAATATTGTTGCCTTGATATATGGCAACTGCCAGCTTATGTCTGTTGACCATCCTGAATTAAATGATGACCCACACTGGGTAAATATCCAATCAGATATTAATTCCCTTGTTGTACTTATGAAATCCTTAAACCATTACAGGTATGCACATGTTGTCACTAAAGCTCCTGAAATGCTTGCCGATATAATCAATGCAAGCATCAGTCATTTTCCTGAATTAAAAATTAAATGTAATACCTATGTCTATGCCAGAGTTATGGCTGATTCCTCTGCAATTATATTTGTTATGGATTCTCTTTTCCAAAACATCTATGATGTATCCCATAATGCCTCTGTAAATGTAGATGTTTCCATTTTAGAAAACTATTTTACAATTTCTGTAAAAGATTTTCTTCCAAAAATACCGGATGAAACTTCCGGGGCATTTTTTAACCCTTTCAATTCTCCGAATCCTGAGAAATTCGGTTTAAGCCTTGCTACATCTGCCATAATTGTTGCATCCCACGGAGGGGCACTTTCTTATCGTTATGAGAACGGTAATTCATTTACCTTTACTTTGAAAAAATAA
- a CDS encoding HIT family protein: protein MMKDDCIFCKLANGVFKTNTVYEDEDFRVILDASPAAKGHSLVIPKSHFDNALTADEKVLGKAMNVAAKTGRALMKTFGCDGINIVQNNGEAAGQTVFHLHLHVIPRYKDDNIGITWTPGSDTDENFADTAKLIAEKFEK, encoded by the coding sequence ATGATGAAAGATGATTGTATTTTTTGTAAGTTAGCAAATGGAGTTTTCAAAACAAATACTGTTTATGAAGATGAGGATTTCAGGGTGATTCTTGATGCAAGTCCTGCGGCAAAGGGACATTCACTTGTTATACCAAAGTCACATTTTGATAATGCACTTACGGCGGATGAAAAGGTGCTTGGTAAGGCTATGAATGTCGCAGCTAAGACAGGAAGAGCATTAATGAAAACATTTGGCTGTGACGGCATTAATATTGTACAGAATAATGGTGAAGCCGCAGGTCAGACAGTTTTTCACCTTCACCTTCACGTTATTCCAAGATATAAAGATGACAACATAGGAATAACATGGACGCCGGGTTCTGATACGGATGAGAATTTTGCAGATACGGCAAAACTTATTGCAGAAAAGTTTGAAAAATAG
- a CDS encoding undecaprenyldiphospho-muramoylpentapeptide beta-N-acetylglucosaminyltransferase, with translation MKKIVLTGGGTAGHVTPNIALIPALKEAGYEISYIGSYNGIERKLIEELNIPYYGISTGKFRRYFDVKNFTDPFRVLKGMSQAKKLMKTIKPDIVFSKGGFVSVPVVRAAGKCHIPAIIHESDMTPGLANKLSMKYASKICCNFPETVENIPNGKGVLTGSPIRRELLSGDKAAGLKLCGFNTQKPVLLVIGGSLGAVHINDAIRAILPDLIRQYQVIHICGKGKVDKSFYSTTGYYQFEYVNAELKDLFATADIVVSRAGANVICELLAMKKPNLLIPLPAGASRGDQILNARSFNKQGYSAVLEEENMTNEVLLSAINDLYDNREKYIDAMESSTLNDAINIIVNLINTTCK, from the coding sequence ATGAAAAAAATAGTTTTAACCGGTGGCGGTACTGCCGGTCACGTTACCCCAAATATTGCATTAATTCCTGCACTTAAAGAAGCAGGTTATGAAATTTCATACATAGGTTCATATAACGGAATAGAGCGTAAATTAATCGAAGAACTTAATATTCCTTATTATGGTATATCCACAGGTAAATTCAGAAGATATTTTGACGTTAAGAACTTCACGGATCCATTCCGCGTTCTTAAAGGAATGTCCCAGGCCAAAAAGCTTATGAAAACAATTAAACCTGATATTGTATTTTCAAAGGGTGGATTTGTCTCTGTTCCCGTTGTTCGTGCTGCAGGCAAATGTCATATTCCTGCCATTATCCACGAATCGGATATGACTCCGGGGCTTGCTAATAAACTCAGTATGAAATATGCTTCCAAAATATGCTGTAATTTTCCGGAAACAGTTGAGAATATTCCTAACGGAAAGGGTGTGCTTACCGGTTCACCTATAAGGCGTGAACTACTCTCAGGTGATAAAGCAGCAGGTCTTAAACTCTGTGGTTTTAATACCCAGAAACCTGTACTTCTCGTAATCGGTGGAAGTCTTGGTGCAGTTCATATCAATGACGCCATTCGTGCAATATTGCCCGACCTCATACGCCAATATCAGGTTATCCATATCTGTGGAAAGGGTAAGGTCGATAAGTCATTTTACAGCACGACAGGCTACTATCAGTTTGAATATGTTAATGCCGAACTTAAGGACTTATTTGCAACAGCTGACATCGTCGTATCCCGTGCAGGTGCTAATGTTATATGCGAACTTCTCGCTATGAAAAAGCCTAATCTTCTTATCCCTCTTCCTGCCGGTGCAAGTCGTGGTGACCAGATTCTTAATGCCCGTTCTTTTAATAAGCAGGGTTACAGTGCTGTTCTTGAAGAAGAAAATATGACTAATGAAGTTCTTTTGTCAGCAATTAATGATTTGTACGATAATAGGGAAAAATATATAGATGCCATGGAATCAAGCACTCTGAATGATGCTATTAATATAATTGTGAATCTTATAAATACTACTTGTAAATAA
- a CDS encoding TIGR03905 family TSCPD domain-containing protein, translating to MNTYRTHGTCSQVINFEVENNIIKSVEFVGGCSGNTQGVARLVEGMDIHDAISRLKGIRCGMRPTSCPDQLATALEEYINNN from the coding sequence ATGAATACATATAGAACACACGGTACCTGTTCCCAGGTAATTAATTTTGAAGTTGAAAACAATATAATTAAATCCGTTGAATTTGTTGGTGGCTGCTCCGGTAATACCCAGGGTGTTGCAAGACTTGTTGAGGGTATGGATATCCATGATGCCATATCTCGCCTTAAAGGTATCAGATGCGGAATGCGTCCTACTTCATGCCCTGACCAGCTTGCCACTGCTTTAGAAGAATATATTAACAATAACTAA
- a CDS encoding 5'-methylthioadenosine/adenosylhomocysteine nucleosidase, whose translation MIGIIGAMEQEVSQVVAAMTDAKTVEIAGMIFNSGKFCGKDVIVVKSGIGKVNAAICTQILATYFKVDAVINTGIAGSLKAEINIGDVVLSTDALQHDMDATNFGYEPGVIPGMKVSTFKASEELIEKAEKACKREVPELGVFKGRVVSGDQFVSDKATKNRIADTFHGYCTEMEGAAIAQAAYLNNIPFLIIRAISDKADDSAAMDYDEFERRAIANSVKMLRALVADI comes from the coding sequence ATGATTGGAATAATTGGAGCAATGGAACAGGAAGTAAGTCAGGTTGTGGCAGCAATGACGGATGCAAAGACTGTTGAAATTGCAGGAATGATATTTAACAGCGGAAAGTTCTGCGGTAAGGACGTTATTGTTGTTAAAAGCGGAATCGGAAAAGTAAATGCGGCTATATGTACACAGATACTTGCAACATATTTTAAAGTAGATGCGGTAATTAATACAGGAATAGCAGGTTCGTTAAAGGCAGAAATTAATATCGGAGATGTCGTTCTCTCTACGGACGCGTTGCAGCATGATATGGACGCTACTAATTTTGGATATGAACCGGGAGTGATTCCGGGAATGAAAGTGTCAACATTTAAAGCATCGGAGGAACTGATTGAAAAAGCTGAAAAGGCATGCAAAAGGGAAGTACCTGAACTTGGTGTATTTAAGGGAAGAGTTGTCAGCGGAGACCAGTTTGTAAGTGATAAAGCAACCAAAAACCGGATTGCCGATACATTTCACGGATATTGTACAGAGATGGAGGGCGCAGCAATAGCACAGGCAGCCTACCTAAACAATATTCCTTTTCTTATAATAAGAGCTATTTCCGACAAAGCAGATGACAGTGCAGCTATGGACTATGATGAATTTGAAAGAAGGGCTATTGCCAATTCAGTAAAAATGCTGAGGGCACTTGTTGCAGATATTTAG
- a CDS encoding glucose-6-phosphate isomerase produces the protein MAKITFDYSKASGFVADHEMEYMKKIANDAKDVLVSKTGAGNDFLGWIDLPVNYDKDEFARIKKAAKKIQADSEVLVVIGIGGSYLGARAAIEFLRHGFYNNIDKSLRNTPEIYYVGNNISSTYISGLIDVIGNRDFSVNIISKSGTTTEPAIAFRIFKEMLEKKYGHDEAVKRIYATTDKAKGALKNLATEEGYETFVVPDDVGGRFSVLTAVGLLPIAVSGADLDKLMEGAAEGRKLALETPFEDNDAMKYAAVRNCLLRKGRNVEIVANYEPALHYVGEWWKQLFGESEGKDNKGIFPAACDFTTDLHSLGQFIQDGTRMMFETVMNVETPRTELVIGQESTDLDGLNYLAGRTVDFVNKSAMKGVIVAHTDGNVPNLMVNIPEQNEFYLGELFYFYEFACGISGYILGVNPFNQPGVESYKKNMFALLGKPGYEKEREEILARLEK, from the coding sequence ATGGCAAAGATAACATTTGATTATTCAAAGGCATCAGGATTTGTTGCAGACCATGAGATGGAATACATGAAGAAAATTGCAAATGATGCGAAAGATGTACTTGTATCAAAAACGGGTGCCGGAAATGACTTTTTAGGCTGGATTGATCTTCCTGTAAATTATGATAAAGATGAATTTGCACGTATTAAGAAAGCAGCTAAGAAAATACAGGCAGATTCAGAAGTGCTCGTGGTAATCGGTATCGGAGGTTCTTACCTTGGAGCCAGAGCTGCGATTGAGTTTTTAAGACATGGTTTTTACAATAATATAGATAAGAGTCTTCGTAATACTCCTGAAATTTATTATGTTGGAAATAACATCAGCAGCACATATATTTCCGGATTAATTGATGTTATCGGAAACAGGGATTTTTCGGTTAATATTATTTCTAAGTCAGGAACAACCACAGAACCGGCAATCGCATTCAGAATTTTTAAGGAAATGCTTGAGAAGAAATACGGACATGACGAAGCCGTTAAGAGAATATATGCCACAACAGATAAGGCCAAGGGAGCATTAAAGAACCTTGCAACAGAAGAAGGATATGAGACATTTGTTGTACCTGATGATGTCGGCGGAAGATTCTCCGTATTAACAGCAGTAGGACTTCTTCCAATTGCTGTAAGCGGTGCTGACCTTGATAAGCTTATGGAAGGTGCAGCAGAGGGAAGAAAGCTTGCTCTTGAAACACCTTTTGAAGATAATGACGCAATGAAATATGCAGCAGTAAGAAATTGTCTTTTAAGAAAAGGCAGAAATGTTGAAATTGTTGCCAATTATGAACCTGCACTTCACTATGTAGGTGAATGGTGGAAACAGCTCTTTGGCGAAAGCGAAGGAAAGGACAACAAGGGTATTTTCCCGGCAGCATGTGATTTTACTACAGATTTACATTCACTTGGACAGTTCATTCAGGACGGAACAAGAATGATGTTTGAAACAGTAATGAATGTTGAGACTCCTAGAACTGAACTTGTTATCGGACAGGAATCAACAGACCTTGACGGATTAAACTACCTTGCAGGAAGAACAGTTGATTTTGTTAATAAGAGTGCCATGAAGGGTGTTATAGTTGCCCATACAGATGGTAATGTTCCTAACCTCATGGTCAACATTCCTGAACAGAATGAATTTTACCTTGGCGAACTTTTCTATTTCTATGAGTTCGCATGCGGTATAAGCGGATACATCCTTGGTGTTAATCCATTTAACCAGCCTGGTGTTGAGAGCTATAAGAAGAATATGTTTGCACTTCTTGGTAAGCCTGGCTATGAAAAAGAAAGAGAAGAAATTCTTGCCAGATTAGAGAAATAA
- a CDS encoding D-2-hydroxyacid dehydrogenase gives MKIVMLDKKTLGDDCDLSELQKMGDFIAYDETDKNHTIERIKDADAVFTNKVVIGKDEIDNASNLKYIGIMATGTNNIDLEYAGKRGITVTNVKGYSTKIVAQHTFALLFSVMEQIAHYDKFIKSGEYSGQSLFTNIDRPFMEISGKTWGVIGLGAIGKEVAGIAKAFGCNVIYYSTSGKNNCKDYRRVDFETFLKEADIISVHAPLTDATRGLIDENAFDKMKPTAYFINVGRGPIVKEEALKIALDEDKIAGAGIDVFDVEPLAVTSPLMNIKNKDKIVMTPHIAWGSVEARKRLIDMMIDNFRRFRGL, from the coding sequence ATGAAAATTGTTATGTTAGATAAAAAAACATTGGGAGATGACTGTGATTTATCAGAACTTCAGAAAATGGGCGATTTTATTGCTTATGATGAAACCGATAAAAACCATACGATTGAAAGAATAAAAGATGCGGATGCAGTATTCACTAACAAAGTAGTAATTGGGAAGGATGAGATAGATAATGCCTCCAATCTTAAATACATAGGAATTATGGCAACAGGGACTAATAATATTGATTTGGAATATGCCGGAAAACGTGGAATCACAGTTACAAATGTTAAAGGATATTCGACTAAAATTGTGGCACAGCACACATTTGCTCTGCTTTTTTCTGTAATGGAGCAGATTGCACATTATGACAAATTCATTAAATCAGGTGAGTATTCGGGACAAAGCCTTTTTACCAATATTGACAGACCGTTTATGGAAATAAGCGGAAAAACATGGGGAGTTATCGGCTTAGGTGCTATTGGGAAGGAAGTTGCCGGAATTGCAAAAGCTTTTGGATGTAATGTAATCTACTATTCCACAAGCGGTAAGAATAATTGCAAGGATTACCGTCGGGTGGATTTTGAAACATTTCTTAAGGAAGCGGATATTATATCGGTTCATGCACCGCTTACTGATGCAACAAGAGGATTAATTGATGAAAATGCTTTTGATAAAATGAAACCAACTGCTTATTTTATAAATGTGGGAAGAGGCCCGATAGTGAAGGAGGAAGCTCTTAAAATTGCCCTCGATGAAGACAAAATCGCAGGTGCGGGAATAGATGTGTTTGACGTAGAGCCATTGGCTGTAACAAGTCCTCTTATGAACATTAAAAATAAGGATAAAATAGTTATGACACCGCACATTGCATGGGGAAGTGTTGAAGCGAGGAAAAGACTTATAGATATGATGATTGATAATTTCAGGCGGTTCAGAGGATTGTAA
- a CDS encoding PTS transporter subunit IIC, with protein sequence MAKEKKETKGIKGYLNKVFIDGLSGMALGLFATLIIGTIVGQIAGFVGGTAGLYMKYTANIAKSLMGAGIGVGVASKFKEGPLVTVSAAVAGMIGAFPTAFIDGVITSGIAWGAPGNPLSAFIAAYVAIEAGHLVSGKTPVDIIVTPIVSIAAGAVVAYIVGPYIAIFTEWLGNLININVDKHPFIGGIVISVSMGMFLTLPISSAAIGIMLGLSGLASGAATIGCCCQMVGFAVMSFKENKVGGLISQGIGTSMLQMPNIIRHPQIWIPPILSSAILAPVSTMVFKMVSNPVGSGMGTSGLVGQFSAYAVMVGAGTHPATAVIQIMAMHFILPALVTYVIAYGMRKAGWIKDGYMKLEVQ encoded by the coding sequence ATGGCAAAAGAAAAAAAAGAAACAAAAGGGATTAAAGGCTATCTCAATAAAGTATTTATTGATGGCCTCAGTGGAATGGCACTTGGACTTTTTGCCACACTTATTATAGGTACAATTGTAGGGCAGATTGCAGGTTTTGTAGGCGGTACGGCAGGCTTGTATATGAAGTACACAGCTAATATAGCCAAATCCCTTATGGGAGCAGGAATCGGTGTCGGGGTAGCAAGCAAGTTCAAGGAAGGTCCGCTTGTAACCGTATCAGCAGCAGTTGCCGGTATGATTGGTGCATTTCCTACAGCATTTATTGATGGGGTGATTACATCGGGGATTGCATGGGGCGCACCGGGTAATCCGCTTAGTGCATTTATTGCAGCTTATGTGGCAATAGAAGCAGGACATCTCGTATCGGGAAAGACGCCGGTTGATATTATTGTAACGCCGATAGTTTCAATTGCGGCAGGAGCTGTTGTTGCATACATTGTGGGACCTTATATTGCAATATTTACTGAATGGCTTGGTAATCTTATTAATATTAATGTTGACAAGCATCCTTTTATCGGAGGAATTGTAATATCGGTATCTATGGGTATGTTTCTTACATTGCCAATCAGTTCTGCGGCAATCGGAATTATGCTGGGATTAAGCGGTCTTGCATCAGGAGCGGCAACAATAGGCTGTTGCTGTCAGATGGTAGGATTTGCGGTAATGAGTTTTAAAGAAAATAAAGTTGGAGGCCTTATTTCGCAAGGTATCGGTACATCCATGCTTCAGATGCCTAACATAATAAGACATCCACAGATATGGATACCGCCGATTCTTTCAAGTGCAATACTTGCACCGGTGTCCACAATGGTATTTAAGATGGTAAGTAATCCGGTGGGCTCCGGTATGGGAACCTCAGGACTTGTAGGACAGTTTTCAGCTTATGCGGTAATGGTTGGGGCCGGTACCCACCCTGCAACGGCAGTAATCCAGATAATGGCAATGCATTTTATTTTACCGGCACTTGTAACTTATGTTATTGCCTACGGAATGAGAAAAGCCGGATGGATAAAAGACGGATATATGAAACTTGAAGTCCAATAA
- the yyaC gene encoding spore protease YyaC, with protein MSKTLSQVYYFDSGKKHITSLFKKQLVSLFEEYNLYNREVIILCIGSDRSTGDSLGPLVGHELNKYHLNNITVYGTLEDPVHAANLSDKIKLINDKHVYPFIIAIDASLGTMEHIGFVTIGRGPLHPGLGVSKKLPSVGDIHITGIVNFSGMMESLLLQTTRLSKVMTLAEIISRGIIFSLAEYNRDYLADHFIL; from the coding sequence ATGTCAAAAACGCTATCCCAGGTATACTATTTTGATTCCGGAAAAAAGCATATTACATCATTGTTCAAAAAACAGCTTGTTTCACTTTTTGAAGAATATAATCTCTACAACAGGGAGGTTATTATTCTATGCATAGGCAGTGACCGTTCAACCGGTGACAGCCTCGGTCCCCTTGTCGGACATGAGCTGAACAAATACCATCTTAATAATATCACTGTTTACGGCACCCTTGAGGACCCCGTCCATGCCGCCAATCTTTCCGATAAAATTAAGCTTATCAATGACAAACATGTGTATCCGTTTATCATCGCGATAGACGCTTCCCTCGGAACCATGGAACACATCGGATTTGTAACAATCGGAAGAGGGCCACTCCATCCCGGTCTCGGTGTCAGCAAAAAACTTCCCAGTGTCGGTGACATTCATATCACAGGTATTGTTAATTTTTCGGGAATGATGGAATCTCTTCTTTTGCAGACCACAAGACTATCAAAAGTCATGACTCTGGCTGAAATAATATCCCGCGGAATTATATTCAGTCTGGCTGAATATAACAGGGATTATCTGGCTGACCATTTTATCCTATAA